The nucleotide window CAAGGTGATCAAGCGTGGCTAGCGCATCAACCGTTTCCCCCGACGCCCCCGTACGCGTCCGGTTCTGTCCCTCGCCGACCGGCAACCCGCACGTGGGCCTGGTCCGCACCGCCCTGTTCAACTGGGCCTTCGCCCGCCACCACAAGGGCACCCTGGTCTTCCGCATCGAGGACACCGACGCGGCCCGCGACTCCGAGGAGTCCTACCTCCAGCTGCTGGACTCGCTGCGCTGGCTCGGCCTCGACTGGGACGAGGGCCCCGAGACCGGGGGGCCGCACGCGCCCTACCGGCAGTCGCAGCGGATGGACGTCTACGCCGACGTCGCCCGCAGGCTGCGCGAGGCCGGCCACGCCTACGAGTGCTTCTGCACCACCGGCGAACTCGACGAGCGCCGCGAGGCCGCCCGCGCCGCCGGCCGCCCCTCCGGCTACGACGGCCACTGCCGCGACCTGAGCGCCGAGCAGATCGACGCCTACCGCCGCGAGGGCCGCGAGCCCATCGTCCGCTTCCGGATGCCGGACGAGCCGATCACCTTCACCGACCTGGTGCGCGGCGAGCTGACCTTCACCCCGGAGAACGTGCCGGACTACGGCATCGTGCGGGCCAACGGCGCGCCGCTGTACACCCTGGTCAACCCGGTGGACGACGCGCTGATGGAGATCACCCACGTACTGCGCGGCGAGGACCTGCTCTCCTCCACCCCGCGGCAGATCGCCCTGTACCGGGCGCTCGCCCAGATCGGCGTCGGCAACGGCACGATCCCGCACTTCGGCCACCTGCCGTACGTGATGGGCGAGGGCAACAAGAAGCTCTCCAAGCGCGACCCGCAGTCCTCGCTCAACCTCTACCGCGAGCGCGGCTTCCTCCCCGAGGGCCTCCTCAACTACCTGGCGCTGCTGGGCTGGTCGCTCGCCGCCGACCGCGACATCTTCACCCTGGACGAGATGGTCGCCGCCTTCGACATCACGGCGGTCAACGCCAACCCGGCCCGCTTCGACCTGAAGAAGGCCGAGGCGGTCAACGCCGACCACATTCGCCGGCTCGACCTGCCCGCGTTCATCGCCGCCTGCGAGCCGTGGCTGACCGCGCCGTTCGCCCCGTGGGCCCCCGAGGCGTTCGACCGCGCCGCCTTCGACGCGATCGCCCCGCACGCGCAGACCCGGCTCACCGTCCTCTCCGACATCACCGCCAACGTCGACTTCCTCTTCCTCGACCAGCCCGTCGAGGACGAGGCGTCGTGGCAGAAGGCGATGAAGGAGGGCTCGGACGCCCTGCTCCGCTCGGTACGCGCCAACCTCGCCGACGCCGACTGGAACGCCGAATCCCTCAAGGCCGCCGTCCTCGCCGCCGGTGAGGAACACGGCCTCAAGCTCGGCAAGGCCCAGGCCCCCCTCCGCGTGGCCGTCACCGGCCGCACCGTCGGCCTGCCGCTCTTCGAATCCCTCGAAGTCCTCGGCCGCGACCGCACCCTCCAGCGCGTGGACGCTGCGCTGGCGAAGCTGACGTCGTAGCGGACGGCTTCCCGCCGCCGGACGCGTGCCGTCTGCGCAACGTGGTCGTTGCGCAGACGGCATCTTCGCGTTCAGGGGGGCGGCGGGTGTTCCCGGAGGAGTTCGAAGAACTGGCGCGTTGCGCCGCCCGCATCGGGGCGGGACTGCAACTGGAGTTCGTGCGTGGCCGCCCGCACGAGCGGCCGGGCCGCGACGGCAACCACGGCATGATCATGCAGTGGCTCACCTGCGTCTGCGTCCAGACGCGTCCTGACCTGTGGCTCTACTGCGGTCGGGGATTGAGGGCCGGGACCGACCGGAACGACTACGCCCGTCCGGACGGCGTCCTCCTCCCCTCGGGCGGTCTCGCGGGCGAGGGGGAGTGGGGCGCCCCCGGCAAGGTGCTGATGGCGGTCGAGGTGACCTCGCGCGCCTCCGACACCCTGGCCGGAAAGACGCGGGCGTACGCGGAGAGCGGGATCCCCGTCCTCCTGGTCGTCGACCGGGACGACGGATGCGTGCTCGTCCGCTCGCGCCCTCACAGCTCCGGTTACCAGCGCACGGAAGCGGTGGCGTTCGGCCGGGCAATCGTGTTGCCCGATCCCGTCGGCATCGCGCTCGCCACCGGGCCGCTCAACGACTGGGCGCACTGACGGGGCGCTCACGTTTCCGCCGGTAAGGCGGTGATCAGGCCATTGACATATGCACGCGGGCTGGGCTCTACTCTTCCGCAGCGGGGCCGCGAGGATGGTTGCAGGTTGAAATTACCGTCCGGTTCCGCTGGATTTTGTGCACGGCTCGGTCAGTTTCACCGTCGAATCGGAGGTGCTGTCATGAAGCTTGTCGGCGCGATCAAGCGGAAATTGGGCGTGGAGAAGAGCCTGAAGTCGTACGCCTGGTACATCTGGTACTGACGGCTCCGGCCGCGCGTCCGGCGGGGTTCGCCGGGCGCGCGGCCGTCTTCGCTGGGAGACCTCCACCGATGGCTGTTTCCGCAACCGACCGGCGCGGCCGGGTCACCGTGTTCACCCCGAGGATCGACCAACTCCTGCGCGAACGCCGGGGGTCGGACCTCTTCCGGCTCGACCCGGGGACGATCGGGATCGCCGGGGCCGACCTCATCGACACCCTGCTGGCGAGCAGGCCCGCCAACGAGAACGAACGCCCCACGTTCAAACCCCTGCAAGGCCGCTCCATCAGCCGCACCGAGGCGGCCACCGTCATGCAGGCCGTCTCCCACGACGTCAAGGCCGCGCTGAAAAAACCCGCGCCGAATAACATCGACCTCTCCGGAGAATGGCCGCACGTCGGCCACGTATACCTCCGCGACATGGTTTTCGGCGCCGACCCCTACCGGCTCCGGGTACTCGTCGACCGCAAACTCGAATTGACCACCAAACTCACCTGGTCGGTCATCGCCACCGGCGCCGCCCGCCCGCTCAGCCCCGAACCGTCGCTCTCCCGCCTCGGCGGCCTCACCACCGCCGCCGGCACCTACAACGACCGCCGCCACGCGATGGGCCTGTACCGCCGCGCCGCCGCGCCGGTCTGCTTCACCGTCTCCACCCTCGTCGCCAACGCGCTCTGGCTCGGCGCCCCCTTCGACGACGACACCCCCAACCTGCACATCCTCCTGGAGTCCATGCGGCTCCTCCCGCCGTCCTGGAACATCCTGCGCGTCGCCTCCCCGGAGTTCCCCGCGATCGACGCCCGCATCGGCGCCACGGACGACATCCTGATCCTCCCGCTCCTCAGCCACCGCGACCCGGCCATCTGGCCCGACCCCGACGACTTCCGCCCCGACCGCTGGGCCGACCTCGACGGCGACAACCAACGCGGCTACCTCCCCTTCGGCCACGCCAACGAACGCTGCTGGGGCCGCCACATGGTCATGCCGCTCGCCGAACACCTCCTCGACCTCCTCCGCACCGGCGGCTACACGGTCGATCCCGCCCAGCGCTCCGCGACCGTTCCCCTCGCGGGGCTGCTCGGCGTCACCGGCGTCCGCGTCACCCGCACGTGAAAACGCCGGTGGCCGCCCCTCGAGGCGGCCACCGGCGTTCTCACCCGCTCACAACCCCCGCGCGAACTCCACGAACGAGGCCCACGCCTCCGGCGACACGGTCAGCGTCCCCCCGTCCGGATCCTTGGAGTCCCTGATGTGGATGGCGGACGGGCACGTGGCGACCTCGACGCAGTCTCCGCCGTCGCTGCCGCTGTAGCTGCTCTTCGTCCAGTTGACGGCGACCTCTACGCAGTCCCCGCCCGACCCACCGCTGTAGCTGCTCTTGAACCAGGTGAGCGGATGGCCAACGTGCTGCTGGATGCTCATAGCACTCCTTGCAGAAGCTTCTCGATGAACTGCATCGACTCCAGGGGCGGCATCGCCTGTGCCCGCAGGATTCCATACCGGACGGCCAACTCGCGGACGGTTTCCTGATCATGGATCACTCGGCCGTAGCCCTGGCTCTCCAGGTAGCCGACCTGCTCCTGGCCCTGAGCCGTCATCAACGTGAACGGGCCGTCCACACAAGCGTGGTCGCTCACGCGGGTCGGCATCACCTGGATCTCGACGTTGGGGTCGTCGCAGACGAGGAGCAGGTGTTCGAGTTGGCCACGTAGTACCTCTACCCCGCCCAATCGACGTTGCAGCACTGACTCTTCCAGCACGAAACTCAACGTTGGTGCGGGCTTGCGGTCGAAGAGTGCGTGGCGGGCCATGCGTGCCGCCACCAACTGCTCGATCTCCGCGTCATGCCGTCGAGGGCGCCACATGCGGAAGATCGCCCGCGAGTAGTCCTCGGTCTGGAGCATGCCGGGCACGATCAGCGGTGCGTACTGATGGAACTCGACGGCTTCCTCCTCGATCCGTGCCGCGTCGCGGAAGAACGCGGGGTAGTGCGCGTAGCCGATCTCGCGTTTGCGGGTGAGGAGGAGGCCACGGGCGCGGAGGACCTTGTCGACGGATTCGATCATCTCCGGGCGGGGGATGCGGGCGCCGCGTTCGACCGCGCTGACGGCGGATTCGGAGTAGCCGAGTTTCTTGCCGAGTTCGGCCTGGGTCAGGCCGGCGGCCTCGCGGAGGATCTTCATCTGGCGGCCGAAGGACCGGAGGAGTTCGTTGACGGAGTCTTCCTCGAACGCGGGTCCGTCGTTCTGGTCTGGGATCTTCATGCGCGGGTTCCCTCCCTCTGCCCGGACAGCAGTCACACGGCGGCGCACAGGCACCGCCTGTAGTGGCGTCGTTACTGGAAACGCTAGGGCGGGTCGATCAGCCTCGTAGGCGTGACGACGAAAGTTCCCTCGACGGAGAAGTTCGAGATGTGTTTCACCCCGACCGAGCGTGGGGCGCGGCTGGCCAGGAGGTTGGCGGCGCGGCGGTTGGAGGGGTGGGGGTATTCGCCGGGCGGTGCGGCGTACGACGCCGTGGTGCTGGTGGTCGGCGAGCTGGCGGCGAACGCGGTGCACCACGGACACGTGCCGGGGCGTGACTTCCAGTTGCGGCTGGCGGCGGAGGACGGGGTCGTGCGGGTGGAGGTGACCGACACCCGGGGCGACCGGATGCCGCCGGAGCGGCCGAGCGTCCCCGGACCGGACGCTGAGGAGGGCCGGGGATTGTGGATCGTGGCGGAGGTGGCGGCGCGGTGGGGGGTGGTGCCGAGGGTGGGTGCGCCGGGGAAGACGGTGTGGGCGGAGGTGGTCGTGTGAGGGGGCGGCGGGGCCGGGGTTTGAGGGGTGGCCGGACGGGCAACCCGAGGGGTCCGCGCCTGGCTGGGCCGGGTCGTACCGCCCTGACCTGCGGCTCGGGAGGGCCGCAGGCCAGGGCGGCACGACGGCCCGCCGGAACCCGTTTTGGAGCACCGCCCCCGATCGGGTAATGTTCTTCCTGCGCCGCCCGGGAAGGCCAAGAGGCCGGAGCGGGAAGCGCAAGCCAAACAAAACCCCAAGGGGTTGAGTTTTGGTGGGGTATGGTGTAATTGGCAGCACGACTGATTCTGGTTCAGTTAGTCTAGGTTCGAGTCCTGGTACCCCAGCAAGAGATCTTGCTCAGCTCGGTCTCTCCTCCTGATCTTCGGTCAGGGAAGCCCCCGTTGTGTAGCGGCCTAGCACGCTGCCCTCTCAAGGCAGTAGCGCCGGTTCGAATCCGGTCGGGGGTACGGATCTCCAAGTGGGATCGCTAGGGCCCCCGTTGTGTAGCGGCCTAGCACGCCGCCCTCTCAAGGCGGTAGCGCCGGTTCGAATCCGGTCGGGGGTACCAGTGGGAAAGGCCCTTCGGGGCCTTTTTCGCGTTGTAGGGGCCGTTGCGACCGGTTCGCTCGCGCTGGCGGTCAGCCATTACCTCCTCGGGGCGGCCCCGGTCCCGGTTTCGTCGTGGCTGACGTCCAGTGTTTCCCGCCCGCCCACCCCGTGGCTGTACTCGTACAGTGCGGGATGCGCACTGTCTGCCCTGGGTCCGGGGGCCCTCCGGGGTGACTCCTCGCTCCGCGTTTCGTCTTCGGCTTTCCGCCGCCCCGCTGGGTCGCTGCGGGGACACCCCTGCACGCCCCCGTTCTGCATCGTTCCGCGCTGCGGCACGGAGGGGGTGAGAGGGAGATCGGGGTGACCCCAACCTCCCAAATCCCCCTCCCCCGCGAAGAGAGGCACCCGCGAACGGACGGGAGGGGGTGTGCCGGGGGTGTCCCCGCAGCGACCCAGTAGCCGGAGCGCAAGTGTGGGGGATACGGGGAGCGAGGAGTCACTCCCGGCGCGCCCCCGACCCCGTACCGGCAATAGGCGAACCCACCCGGTGCCGAACCAAACCAAAAACCCACCGACCACCCACCGGGCAGGAGGCCCGCCGGAGGCGCCCCGACACCCCGAACCGGGCGAACCGGTCACCACGACAGGGGCCACCGGGGCCACCCCGGAAACCCGGAACGGGCGAACCGGGCCACGGAGTAATGGCTGACCGCCAGCGCGAGCGAACCCGCGTGGGCGGGGCCTAGGAGCCGTTGCGGCGCAAGGCGTCCGTGAGGCGGGCGGCGGCGTCGATGACGGCTTGGGCGTGCATGCGGCCGGGGTGGCGGGTGAGGCGCTCGATGGGGCCGGAGACGGAGACCGCCGCGACGACGCGGTTGGAGGGGCCGCGGACGGGCGCGGAGACGGAGGCGACGCCGGGTTCGCGTTCGCCGATGGACTGCGCCCAGCCGCGCCGGCGGACGCCGGAGAGCGCGGTCGCGGTGAATCGCGCCCCCTGCAAGCCCCGGTGCAACCGCTCGGGTTCCTCCCAGGCGAGCAGGACCTGGGCGGCGGAGCCGGCCTTCATGGGGAGCGTGGAACCCACCGGGACGGTGTCCCGCAGGCCGGACAGCCGCTCCGCCGCGGCCACACAGATGCGCATGTCGCCCTGGCGACGGTAGAGCTGGGCGCTCTCGCCGGTCACGTCGCGTAGGTGCGTGAGCACCGGACCGGCCGCAGCGAGCAGCCGGTCCTCGCCCGCGGCGGCGGAAAGCTCCGCGAGGCGCGGTCCGAGGATGAAACGGCCCTGCATGTCGCGGGCCACCATGCGGTGGTGTTCGAGCGCGACAGCGAGGCGGTGCGCAGTGGGGCGGGCGAGTCCGGTCGCGGCGACCAGCCCGGCCAGGGTGGCCGGGCCGGACTCCAGTGCGCTGAGCACCGCAGCCGCCTTGTCGAGAACGCCGACGCCGCTAGTGTTGTCCATGCAACGATACTTACGTCTCACAGTGTGAAACGCAAGTTCAATTTTCCGGCGAACCCGTCACGCTGGGGGTCAACGCCGGATCGGCGTCCGGGTGTGACCGCACCACACCCATGTCCGCACGCGCCAGAGCCCGTACCCACCGAGGCCGCGCACGCGGGAACGGACGCCGCCGAACTCGGACGAGTTGGCCGGCGACGAAGCCGGCCGGAGGGAAAGCGATGGGACGGACACTCGCGGAGAAGGTCTGGGACGACCATGTCGTCCGGCGCGCCGATGGCGAGCCGGACCTTCTCTACATCGATCTGCATCTGCTGCACGAGGTGACCAGTCCGCAGGCGTTCGACGGACTGCGGCTCAGCGGGCGTACGGTCCGCCGGACCGACCTGACCATCGCGACCGAGGACCACAACACCCCGACGCTCGACATCGACAAGCCGATCGCCGACCCGGTCTCCCGCACCCAGTTGGAGACGCTGCGCAAGAACTGCGCGGAGTTCGGGGTGCGGCTGCACCCGCTCGGTGACGTCGAGCAGGGCGTGGTGCACGTGGTCGGTCCGCAGTTGGGGCTGACCCAGCCGGGCACCACGGTGGTCTGCGGCGACAGCCACACCTCCACGCACGGCGCGTTCGGCGCGCTCGCCTTCGGCATCGGCACCAGCCAGGTCGAGCACGTGCTGGCCACCCAGACGCTGCCGATGGCGCCGTTCAGGACCATGGCGATCACCGTCGACGGCGAGCTGCCGGACGGCGTCACCGCCAAGGACCTGATCCTGGCGATCATCGCCCGGATCGGCACCGGCGGCGGCCAGGGGTACGTGATCGAATACCGCGGCCAGGCCATCGAGAAGCTCTCGATGGAGGCCCGGATGACCGTGTGCAACATGTCCATCGAGGCGGGCGCCCGGGCCGGCATGATCGCGCCGGACGAGACCACGTTCGCCTACCTGGAAGGGCGCCCGCACGCGCCCAAGGGCGCCGACTGGGACGCCGCGGTGGCGTACTGGAGGACGCTGCGCACCGACGAGGACGCCGTCTTCGACCACGAGGTCTACATCGACGCCGCCGAGCTGTCCCCGTTCGTGACCTGGGGCACCAACCCGGGCCAGGGCGCGCCGCTGTCGGCCTCGGTGCCCGACCCGGCCTCGTTCGACGACCCCAGCGAGCGGCTGGCCGCCGAGAAGGCGCTGGAATACATGGGGCTGACCGCGGGGACGCCGCTGCGCGACGTCGCGGTGGACACCGTCTTCGTCGGATCGTGCACCAACGGCCGGATCGAGGACCTGCGGGCCGCCGCCGCGGTGCTTCAGGGGCGCAAGGTCGCCGACGGGGTGCGGATGCTGGTGGTCCCCGGCTCGGTACGGGTGGCGCTCCAGGCCGTCGAGGAGGGGCTGGACAAGGTGTTCACCGCGGCCGGCGCCGAATGGCGGCACGCGGGTTGCTCGATGTGCCTGGGCATGAACCCGGACCAACTGGCGCCCGGCGAGCGTTCCGCCTCCACCTCCAACCGCAACTTCGAGGGGCGGCAGGGCAAGGGCGGACGCACCCACCTGGTCTCCCCGCAGGTCGCCGCGGCCACCGCGGTCACCGGCCACCTGGCGTCCCCGGCCGACCTGGCCAAAGCCCCTGTCACCGTGGAGGTCTGAGGACCATGGAAGCGTTCACCACCCACACCGGCCGGGCGGTCCCGCTGCGCCGCGGCAACGTCGACACCGACCAGATCATCCCGGCCCACTGGCTGAAGAAGGTCACCCGCAACGGCTTCGAGGACGGGCTGTTCGAGGCGTGGCGCAAGGACGAGTCGTTCGTGCTCAACGCCCCGGAACGGCAGGGTGCCACCGTCCTGGTGGCCGGACCCGACTTCGGCACCGGCTCCTCGCGTGAGCACGCGGTGTGGGCGTTGCAGAACTACGGCTTCAAGACCGTGCTGTCGTCCCGCTTCGCCGACATCTTCCGCGGCAACTCCCTCAAGAACGGCCTGCTCACCGTGGTGCTGCCGCAGGACGTGATCGAGCGGCTGTGGAAACTGACCGAGTCCGACCCGGCCGCGGAGATCACCGTCGACCTGGTGGCGAGGGAAGTTCGCGCAGAAGGCGTAACCGCTTCCTTCGAACTCGACGACAATGCCCGCTGGCGGCTGCTGGAGGGGCTGGACGACATCAGCCTCACCCTGCGCCACGAGCCCGAAATCGCCGCCTACGAGGCACGACGCCCGGCGTTCAAGCCGACCACCGTCCAGGTCTGACCAGGCCGCCGCGTAGCATCTGCCGACGCGCCCCGCCGCGAGGCGGGGGGCGCGTCGGCGTGTTCGGCCGCCGCGCGCGCCGAGTTGCGGTCCCGCGGAGGTGACAACTCGCCACAGATGGCACAATTGGCGCATGGACGGCAACGATCAACTCGCGCTCTACCGGATCGTCGCCGACCGCCTCAAGCAGGCGCACAGCAGGGTGCGCTCGCTGCAAGTCTCCGAGGACGTACGGGTGGTGCTGACCCGCAAGCTGCTCGTGATCACCGCCGCGGCCAAGCACGACGTGGCCGGTGCCGCGCGCCGGTTGGACCGTCTCATGCGGGACCTCGAGGAAGGCCGATTCCCCGACGACGGAACTCCCTG belongs to Streptantibioticus cattleyicolor NRRL 8057 = DSM 46488 and includes:
- the gltX gene encoding glutamate--tRNA ligase; translation: MASASTVSPDAPVRVRFCPSPTGNPHVGLVRTALFNWAFARHHKGTLVFRIEDTDAARDSEESYLQLLDSLRWLGLDWDEGPETGGPHAPYRQSQRMDVYADVARRLREAGHAYECFCTTGELDERREAARAAGRPSGYDGHCRDLSAEQIDAYRREGREPIVRFRMPDEPITFTDLVRGELTFTPENVPDYGIVRANGAPLYTLVNPVDDALMEITHVLRGEDLLSSTPRQIALYRALAQIGVGNGTIPHFGHLPYVMGEGNKKLSKRDPQSSLNLYRERGFLPEGLLNYLALLGWSLAADRDIFTLDEMVAAFDITAVNANPARFDLKKAEAVNADHIRRLDLPAFIAACEPWLTAPFAPWAPEAFDRAAFDAIAPHAQTRLTVLSDITANVDFLFLDQPVEDEASWQKAMKEGSDALLRSVRANLADADWNAESLKAAVLAAGEEHGLKLGKAQAPLRVAVTGRTVGLPLFESLEVLGRDRTLQRVDAALAKLTS
- the leuC gene encoding 3-isopropylmalate dehydratase large subunit — encoded protein: MGRTLAEKVWDDHVVRRADGEPDLLYIDLHLLHEVTSPQAFDGLRLSGRTVRRTDLTIATEDHNTPTLDIDKPIADPVSRTQLETLRKNCAEFGVRLHPLGDVEQGVVHVVGPQLGLTQPGTTVVCGDSHTSTHGAFGALAFGIGTSQVEHVLATQTLPMAPFRTMAITVDGELPDGVTAKDLILAIIARIGTGGGQGYVIEYRGQAIEKLSMEARMTVCNMSIEAGARAGMIAPDETTFAYLEGRPHAPKGADWDAAVAYWRTLRTDEDAVFDHEVYIDAAELSPFVTWGTNPGQGAPLSASVPDPASFDDPSERLAAEKALEYMGLTAGTPLRDVAVDTVFVGSCTNGRIEDLRAAAAVLQGRKVADGVRMLVVPGSVRVALQAVEEGLDKVFTAAGAEWRHAGCSMCLGMNPDQLAPGERSASTSNRNFEGRQGKGGRTHLVSPQVAAATAVTGHLASPADLAKAPVTVEV
- a CDS encoding tryptorubin family RiPP precursor — protein: MKLVGAIKRKLGVEKSLKSYAWYIWY
- a CDS encoding helix-turn-helix domain-containing protein, translating into MKIPDQNDGPAFEEDSVNELLRSFGRQMKILREAAGLTQAELGKKLGYSESAVSAVERGARIPRPEMIESVDKVLRARGLLLTRKREIGYAHYPAFFRDAARIEEEAVEFHQYAPLIVPGMLQTEDYSRAIFRMWRPRRHDAEIEQLVAARMARHALFDRKPAPTLSFVLEESVLQRRLGGVEVLRGQLEHLLLVCDDPNVEIQVMPTRVSDHACVDGPFTLMTAQGQEQVGYLESQGYGRVIHDQETVRELAVRYGILRAQAMPPLESMQFIEKLLQGVL
- the ndgR gene encoding IclR family transcriptional regulator NdgR, with product MDNTSGVGVLDKAAAVLSALESGPATLAGLVAATGLARPTAHRLAVALEHHRMVARDMQGRFILGPRLAELSAAAGEDRLLAAAGPVLTHLRDVTGESAQLYRRQGDMRICVAAAERLSGLRDTVPVGSTLPMKAGSAAQVLLAWEEPERLHRGLQGARFTATALSGVRRRGWAQSIGEREPGVASVSAPVRGPSNRVVAAVSVSGPIERLTRHPGRMHAQAVIDAAARLTDALRRNGS
- a CDS encoding Uma2 family endonuclease, yielding MFPEEFEELARCAARIGAGLQLEFVRGRPHERPGRDGNHGMIMQWLTCVCVQTRPDLWLYCGRGLRAGTDRNDYARPDGVLLPSGGLAGEGEWGAPGKVLMAVEVTSRASDTLAGKTRAYAESGIPVLLVVDRDDGCVLVRSRPHSSGYQRTEAVAFGRAIVLPDPVGIALATGPLNDWAH
- a CDS encoding cytochrome P450, with product MAVSATDRRGRVTVFTPRIDQLLRERRGSDLFRLDPGTIGIAGADLIDTLLASRPANENERPTFKPLQGRSISRTEAATVMQAVSHDVKAALKKPAPNNIDLSGEWPHVGHVYLRDMVFGADPYRLRVLVDRKLELTTKLTWSVIATGAARPLSPEPSLSRLGGLTTAAGTYNDRRHAMGLYRRAAAPVCFTVSTLVANALWLGAPFDDDTPNLHILLESMRLLPPSWNILRVASPEFPAIDARIGATDDILILPLLSHRDPAIWPDPDDFRPDRWADLDGDNQRGYLPFGHANERCWGRHMVMPLAEHLLDLLRTGGYTVDPAQRSATVPLAGLLGVTGVRVTRT
- the leuD gene encoding 3-isopropylmalate dehydratase small subunit, which produces MEAFTTHTGRAVPLRRGNVDTDQIIPAHWLKKVTRNGFEDGLFEAWRKDESFVLNAPERQGATVLVAGPDFGTGSSREHAVWALQNYGFKTVLSSRFADIFRGNSLKNGLLTVVLPQDVIERLWKLTESDPAAEITVDLVAREVRAEGVTASFELDDNARWRLLEGLDDISLTLRHEPEIAAYEARRPAFKPTTVQV
- a CDS encoding ATP-binding protein; the encoded protein is MTTKVPSTEKFEMCFTPTERGARLARRLAARRLEGWGYSPGGAAYDAVVLVVGELAANAVHHGHVPGRDFQLRLAAEDGVVRVEVTDTRGDRMPPERPSVPGPDAEEGRGLWIVAEVAARWGVVPRVGAPGKTVWAEVVV
- a CDS encoding DUF397 domain-containing protein — translated: MSIQQHVGHPLTWFKSSYSGGSGGDCVEVAVNWTKSSYSGSDGGDCVEVATCPSAIHIRDSKDPDGGTLTVSPEAWASFVEFARGL
- a CDS encoding SCO5555 family protein, which encodes MDGNDQLALYRIVADRLKQAHSRVRSLQVSEDVRVVLTRKLLVITAAAKHDVAGAARRLDRLMRDLEEGRFPDDGTP